GTGGGACCCGGCCGCTGACGCGTCGCGGCTCAGTAAATCAACAAGCCTTCAAGCGTTTCGTGCGGTGGGGAACGCGTCACGTAGCGGAACTCGTCAAGAGTTTCGACCGGCATACGTCGATCAAACGAAAGCCGTTGACGGCTTGTTGATTCAGTGAAGTTTCCTGCGGCAACGGGTGTATGATGGACTTCCTAGTCCGTCAATCGTGTTTACAACGGACTAGGAAGTCCGTCGTACGACTACCTTCAACTGGCACCATCCCGATAAGATCGAAACGCCTACTGAAACAGCGCCGCTTCCATTGCCAAGCCAGGGCCGAAACCAAGCATCAACGTCGGAGGCTTTTGGCCGCTGCTGAGCAACTCGTTCAGCACAAACAAAACCGTCGGCGACGACATGTTTCCACAACGGCTCAATACGCTTCGCGAGGCGAGCAAGTCGTCATCGCTGAGCGAAAGCGATTCGGCGCACGCATCTAAAATGCGTGGACCGCCAGGATGAATGGCCCAGGATTGAATCTCTGACAAGGACAAGCCGGACTGGTTCAGCCATTTTTCGAGTGGCTCGCGTGTTGCGCGGCGAATCACGTCGGGCACTTCGGCCGACAAGTACATCTCGAAACCGTTGTCCCCAATCGCCCATGACATCATCTCTTCGGTGTCGGGGATGATTGCCGAATAACTGCTGGTCAACGTGACTCGGTCGGCGTCACTGTTCTTGTCCGCGCCCGATCCAATCACCGCGGCGGCGCCGTCGGCGAACAGCGAATTCGAAACGATCCGCTGAGGCTCCCAGCCATATTGTTGATGCAAACTGCACAGCTCAACTGCGACAACCAACACCCGCGCATTGGGGTCAGCGTCGGCATAGGCCTTGGCCGCGCGCAGTCCGTTCATCGCCCCGTGGCATCCCATAAATCCCACGTTGGTCCGCGACACGGTTGCGGGCAACCCAAGTTGCCGAATCAATGCGATATCGACCCCCGGGGCGTGAAATCCGGTGCAGGAAATCGTCACCAGATGCGTGATCTCGTCCGGAGAAACGTCGCAATCGGCAAACGCCTGTTGACACGCCTCAATCGCCAACCCTTCGCCATGGTCACGGTAGGCGACCAATCGTTGTGCCGTCGTGGGGCCGCGATCCGTTGCATTGTTGGCCGGCCAATAAAACGATTGGTTCGCTCGCTCCATCAGCGTGGTCGAGCCCCCGGGCTCCATTTCCGCCACTTGCGCTCCGCCAACTTCGTCGGTTTCTGCACTGAGCGGAGCCGAGGAGACTGCGGAACCGTTGTGCGACGATTCGGCGTCCGATTCGAGCAGCACGCTGTGACGGGATTTGACCCCCGTTCGACGATACAACGTCGATAACAGACGTCGCTGTTGGTCGTTCTCACAACAAATTCCGTTGGCAATCTCGGCGGAGACTTCTTGGGTTACGGAAAGACTCGGTAGAGCGGTTCCCATACCATGGATCTTCATACTCGTGCATTCCTAGGGGCTAGATGCTGCAATCGGATTGGCTCAGTCATGTTCAATATGATTACAGACTGGCAAATGAGGGACGCCTCGCGAGATTTTCGCAGGCAAATCGACAAGAAACGCAGCAGCGTCAGAGCGACTCCGCTGCTCTCCGTTTCACCCTCGGTGAACACTCCATTATCCATAGCAGAGCGAATCTGCATAATGGCAAACGGGATTTCTGGGCAAAACGGTGGCTGAAATGGGGAAAACGAGCCCGTAGTAAGGGCTAATTGTGCATCCTCGACCCGCCTGAGATTGTCGCGGTCAAGATGGACGCACCAGAAAGCGGTAGGCGCTAACCGCCCATCGGACGGCTAGCACACCGTGTTTTTGCAATGGATATCGAGCGCGGAACGAGGATCGAACTGTCCGCCTAAACCAGGCTTAGATGCCCCACAAAAGCATGGCGGTGGATAACCGTGGTAACAGTCGATCGTGTTTTCGCGACAGCAACGAGTTTGACGCTTTAAAGTTTAATACTTTCACAGCGACTATCGATGCCGGAATCACTTACGATTTCATGCTCGCGACGCCCTTGGCACGAGCCTTGACGGCAAGCTTATAGGCTTCGTCATGGCCGTACTTTTCAACCGAGAAACGCTGCGTCTTTCGTACACCCTTACTTGGGCTCCACTGAGCAACCCAATATTGGTAGGTAGGCTTGGACGGCCAACGTGAATCGACCTCTTCGACAAGCCGAACCCCAACGACGCCAGAGGTGTTGTTCGAGCGAACAATCTTTGACAATTGTTGTGGCGTGTAGCCCTTCAACTTGCTTTCCAACTCATCGCGGAATTTTTTCGCAGCGGCTTGAGCCTTGCGTTTTCCACCATATTCGTTGTCTGCAAAAAACTTGGTGTGCTTCTTTCCCTTGCGCATCAAACGAACAAGGAAGCCCCCAGAACTGTCACGGTCAATCCGTGTGATGTTTCGATTCGCACTCATCGATGTTCAACTACATTACGAGTAAAAACGGGTGTCCAACTGATGGGATCAATTGTAGACGCCAAAAACAAGTTGCCAGAGACGTTCACTATGATGTACACTATCTTGGCGCAAAAATTACGCAAAAAAATTGCGATAGCTTACATCGGAGAGCGTTTTCTACCCCTGGTTGGGGATTTCAAACGTGATGCAAAGTGACAATCGACTTGATCGACGACCTCTCGATTTTTTCAACCCGACGCCTCTGAGGTCCGCTCCGGCGCTTCATCTGGACCTTTTCAAATGAATCCATCCGGCGTCCGGCCTCGCTCGGTGAAGCGACAACGCTGCTGAAATTTCTCGCGGTCGTTTCAGCCATTCGCATTGTCGCTGCTTCGCTCGGCTCGATGAACTGGTTCCAAACCGTTGCCACTCACTCGCGACACCGCTGCATCAAGATGCGTGTCACCGTGCCTTCGTAAATCCGAAAGGGGACAGCGGAGCTTGGCACGGTGTTACCCCTGACGCACTCAATCTATTGCATTGGATCACACGCTTCAAGAATGTTGCATCGATATGTCACACCCCTGTAGAAGCCACAACCGGACCTGGGATCGGAGTCGATGAGACGGAAGCAGCCGGGGTGGGAAAAAATCGACATCAAAATGGTGACACCCATGATTCTGGCGGGCTCTCATGATTCTCGCAGCCCGTTGGTTAGGGCGGGTCCGATGAAATAGTCCGCCTGCGGTTGGGGGGCGTCATTGAACGCGTCCTCACCGCCGATGAATCTCGCTGCAATTCTAACTCGCTGCTATAGGTTGTGTCGGGGGATCCGTGTGTCGGGATTCAATGCGTTTGAAAATCTCGCGTCACACGTCGTCCGGGTTGGCAAACAAATTCAACCCGATTGAGTCCGGTTGCCACTGAGGCGTGATCCCGTGTTTTTTGACGCTGCTCAGCCGGGATCCTATCGATCCTATCGCGTGAATAGTGCAACAAGGTTGTGTGAAGACTCGGTGTGATGGAGAACAGGTCGATGGCTGCCCCTCTTTCCGGGGCTCTCGTCGCGTTTGCCCGATCATCCATCGATGAGTGGTCGCGCCGCAGGCTGCGATTTCTAGGAAAATGCGGTGCCCCAATGTCTTATCAACAAGCTCAACCTCCGCCGCGTTGATGCTGGTCGGAGGTGACGTTCAAGTCGTAACGACGGATCAAGCTGCATAATCGGTGCCCCCCACGCTGGTTGCCCAGGGCTCAGACGGTTGTTGTTGCTTCGGCGGCGTTTCTTATCATTGCACGAGCTGCAACCGCTGCGGCAGCAACCTTTGCCACATCCAGGCTTCTATAATACGTGTCCCCGGAGAACGGGAGTCAATCGTCATCGTTTGGGTGTCGATATTTTTCCCCGTTCTTCCAAGCCGCAAAGCTTCCCTCTGACGCTCCCCACCTACCCTCTTTGCAAGAGTCTTTGCCCATGTCCTACACAGCCAATTCGAAGCAACGTCGCTATGGAATCCAACGCCGCGACTTCATGCGATATATGGCGACCGTCTCGGCGATTCCAACGCTGGCCCTACGCGCGCAAGCCGAAGTGACCGAGAAGCCGCATTTTGACGGCAACCCGTTTACGCTAGGCGTTGCCTCGGGTGATCCCTTACCGGACGGTGTGGTCATTTGGACCCGATTGGCAGTGAACCCGCTTGAACAAGGCGGAATGCAACACAAATCGGTGCGGACGCGTTGGGAAGTGGCGACCAATGAATCGTTTTCCCATGTCGTGCGTCACGGGGATGCCGTCGCAACGCCCGATCTCGGACACTCGGTGCACGTCGAGGTCGACGGGCTGAAACCTTACCACTGGTACTTCTATCGCTTCCACGCTGGCAACGAAACCAGCCCCGTCGGTCGTACACGCACTGCACCCGCTGCCGATGCGATGCCCGACCGCGTTCGTTTCGCGTTCACCTCGTGCCAACACTACGAAACCGGTTATTTCAACGGCTATCCCCACATGCAGCGTGAGGATCTGGATTTGGTGGTTCATCTCGGCGACTATATTTACGAGTACGCCGGAGCGGACAAGCGTCCTCGTAAACACATTGGCGGTGAGATCGAAACGCTGGACGACTATCGAACTCGCTATTCGCAGTATCGACTCGACCAAACGCTACAAGAAACGCATCGGTTGTTTCCTTGGATCGTGACCTGGGACGACCACGAATTTGACAACAACTACGCGAACCTTGTCTCGGAACAGGACGGCGTCTCGCCGGAAGCCTTCTTGGCGCGACGTGCTGCGGCCTATCAAGCCTATTACGAATTCATGCCGCTGCGGCGAAGTTCGTTTCCGCAAGGACCGAACATGAAGCTGTATCGTGGTTGCCAATATGGACGGTTGGCCAATTTCCACGTGCTCGACACGAGGCAATACCGCACCGATCAACCTAACGGCGATCATCAAAAACCAATGACCGGCAAAGTGTTCGACCAAAATGCGACCATGCTCGGAAGTCAACAAGAAAATTGGCTGATGCAACGTTTGCAAGAATCACCCTCGACTTGGAATGTGCTTGCCCAACAGGTGATGATGGCGCCGCTGAATCGAGGTGAAGGCGACGACCGCCGCTACAGCATGGACCAGTGGCCTGGTTACGAAGTTAGCCGTCGTCGGTTGTTAAACTTCTTTCACGAGAAATCAATCTCCAATCCCGTCGTGTTGACCGGTGATATCCACGTCAATTGGGTCAACGATCTGCAGCTTGATTTCCAAGATCCCAACTCGCCATTGGTGGGGACCGAATTGGTTGGCACCGCGATGACGTCCGGCGGTAACGGCGGCAATGTGATTCCCGAGTATGAACGCGCTGCCGCACAAAACGACTTCGTGCGTTGGTACAATTCCAACCGCGGCTATGTCTCCTGCGAAATCACTCCGCAGTCGTGGACGTCTCACTTCCGCACCACCCCGTTCGTCGACAAACCTGGGTCTCCCATCGAGACCAAGGCGTCGTTCGTGATCGAAAACGGCAAACCCGGTGCCGTCCAGGTATAGTTCCGACATTTAGAGTTCCCAATGGAGCGGTACCAACGGAACGTCCTAAGCACAGGCGGTAGCACTGTTTGCATTTTCGATGGCACTGCTGCCGTGTTTTTGACTGCCGGAACCTCGATCGCGAGGTTCCGGCTGAGGATTCTGAAATGGGTGGCTGACGTCGGCGGAAACGTGACGATAGAATAGGGCAAGTGTGCTTTCATTTCTGACTTGCCACTTCGATCGGCGCACTGACTCAACTTGGTTGGATCGAGACGCTTCGAAAGATTCAAATCTTGCAATCTCTGTGTGTTGTGGAGCTGACGGGCTCTCTTCGTTCATGAAACTTTGGCGATTTCTGTTACTTGCGTCGATCGCACTGCTGTCGTTACCTGCAAAAACGACGGATACCAAGTCGCTATCGAACCAGGCCGACCGACCGGCCGAAATCGCAAAGATGCCAACGCCCATTGCCGTTGATGGGATTCCATTTGAGTTGCTACCGACGGAAGTCTTTGGATTCGATTGCGTTTCTGCAACTCAAGCGTCAGTTTCCCAAATTGACACCGAATCCAAGTCGCACCTTGGTATTCCATCGTTCGAGACGATGTTTGCCCTAACGACGTCGCTGCCGCTGACCACGGTTTGGCTTTCGCAGCCTTCCGCGTCATATGACGAACGCCTATTGGACGTTGCTGGTTTGTCGCAATTGCGACTGCTGCCACGCTGGACGGTTGCCCAGACGTTGCGACTGCGTCAATCGCCAGCCTCTCTTCTTGCGCTGTGTATTCGATTGCAGGTCTAGTGTTCACACCGGTCCGATCGACGGCTTGGTTCAGACAGATTGTTTGAATCAACGCATCGGTGTGTCACTTCTTTTTTCTATCTGCAACCTTTCTCGAGCACGACTTGATCCGCAGCGACTGCGATTGTCCTCTGGGCCCATCGGGCATTCCGAGGATAAACGCGCAGCGCGCTGGTCACAGCAAAAACTACCATGAGTCGATCCCCGCATCCTAAATCCCCGCGTTCTAACTCGCTGCATCCTAAATTCAAGCATCCCAAATCACGTTCATTGAAACGTTCGATGCCACCGACCAAGACCTGGTTCGGCCGAATGTCGTTTGGGATTTTACTCTGTTTTTTCCTGGCAACGCCGTTCTTGTTTTATGCCGCCGCACGCGCGGTTCAGAGCAACAACAACCAAGTGGGCGATTGGTTGCCGGCCACCTTTCGTGAGACGGAGGAGCTGGATTGGTACCGCCAGCATTTTGCGAGTGACCAGTTCGTGGTGCTCACTTGGGATGGCTGCAAGATCGAAGGATCGATCCGCGAAGACGGCAGCGTACCAGCAGACCCTCGAATCGATCAACTCGCCAATTTATTGATCTCGGATTCACCGGTCGGCGGAAAACAAGGTGCGAGACCTTACGCCCATTACTTCAAATCCATCTACACAGGACCTCGCCTGCTCGAATATTTATCCGATTCGGCGGCGGGGATTCCCTTTGACATCGCAAAGCAGCGATTGGTCGGTTCGTTTCTAGGTCCAGACCGTCAACAGACGTGTTTGCTCATTACGTTGTCCGACGCAGCCCTGCCGAACCTGCGTCAGGTGTTAGCCCGACCGGTCGTCGGACCGCTCGGATTTCAGCATCCAGCCGGCGTCTTGTTCACCGCGTTAGAAAGCTGCGAGATCGACGCAGATCAAGCACGACTTGGCGGCCCTCCGGTCGACAACGTGGCGATTGACGAAGAGGGCGAACGAACGCTGATCCGGCTTGCCGGACTTTCCGGTTTGCTTGGTCTAACGCTCTCGTGGTGGTCGCTACGCAGCATTCGCTTGACGTGTATTGTTTTTAGTTGCGGCATACTGAGTGCGGCTGCGGGACTTGCCTCGTTGTGGATCGCGGGCACCAACACCGACGCGATCGTGCTTTCGATGCCTGCGCTCGTTTACGTGCTCGGAATCTCGGGCGCGGTTCACTTGATCAATTACTACCGCGATTCAATCAGCGACGTGGGGCCGAACGCGGCGCCGGGCAAGGCGATCGCGATGGGCTGGAAACCGGCCGTGTTGTGCTCGCTGACAACCGCCTTTGGTCTGTTGTCTCTGTGTGCGAGCGAGCTGACTCCGATCCAAAAGTTTGGCTTCTACTCAGCAATTGGCGTGATGGAGATGTTGATTGTGCTGTTTTTGTTCTTACCCGCGGCGCTGTACATGTGGCCTGACAAGCTGCCCGTCGCCTCGATTCGAACCAAAGGAAAGTCGAAATCTCGTGAAGCCACGGTGCCAGCCTCCGATGGCGCGATGCAGCGGTTTTGGGATGGGCTCTGTGATGTAATCGTACGGCACCACGCGTTGGTCACGATCACATTTATCGTGTTGATCGTGGGGCTCGTCAGCGGGCTGCGTTACTACCGCACCTCGATTGACTTGATGAAACTGTTCGGTAAGGAAGCCAGGATTCTG
The Novipirellula caenicola DNA segment above includes these coding regions:
- a CDS encoding alkaline phosphatase D family protein, which translates into the protein MSYTANSKQRRYGIQRRDFMRYMATVSAIPTLALRAQAEVTEKPHFDGNPFTLGVASGDPLPDGVVIWTRLAVNPLEQGGMQHKSVRTRWEVATNESFSHVVRHGDAVATPDLGHSVHVEVDGLKPYHWYFYRFHAGNETSPVGRTRTAPAADAMPDRVRFAFTSCQHYETGYFNGYPHMQREDLDLVVHLGDYIYEYAGADKRPRKHIGGEIETLDDYRTRYSQYRLDQTLQETHRLFPWIVTWDDHEFDNNYANLVSEQDGVSPEAFLARRAAAYQAYYEFMPLRRSSFPQGPNMKLYRGCQYGRLANFHVLDTRQYRTDQPNGDHQKPMTGKVFDQNATMLGSQQENWLMQRLQESPSTWNVLAQQVMMAPLNRGEGDDRRYSMDQWPGYEVSRRRLLNFFHEKSISNPVVLTGDIHVNWVNDLQLDFQDPNSPLVGTELVGTAMTSGGNGGNVIPEYERAAAQNDFVRWYNSNRGYVSCEITPQSWTSHFRTTPFVDKPGSPIETKASFVIENGKPGAVQV
- a CDS encoding type III polyketide synthase, translating into MKIHGMGTALPSLSVTQEVSAEIANGICCENDQQRRLLSTLYRRTGVKSRHSVLLESDAESSHNGSAVSSAPLSAETDEVGGAQVAEMEPGGSTTLMERANQSFYWPANNATDRGPTTAQRLVAYRDHGEGLAIEACQQAFADCDVSPDEITHLVTISCTGFHAPGVDIALIRQLGLPATVSRTNVGFMGCHGAMNGLRAAKAYADADPNARVLVVAVELCSLHQQYGWEPQRIVSNSLFADGAAAVIGSGADKNSDADRVTLTSSYSAIIPDTEEMMSWAIGDNGFEMYLSAEVPDVIRRATREPLEKWLNQSGLSLSEIQSWAIHPGGPRILDACAESLSLSDDDLLASRSVLSRCGNMSSPTVLFVLNELLSSGQKPPTLMLGFGPGLAMEAALFQ
- a CDS encoding AP2/ERF family transcription factor — encoded protein: MSANRNITRIDRDSSGGFLVRLMRKGKKHTKFFADNEYGGKRKAQAAAKKFRDELESKLKGYTPQQLSKIVRSNNTSGVVGVRLVEEVDSRWPSKPTYQYWVAQWSPSKGVRKTQRFSVEKYGHDEAYKLAVKARAKGVASMKS